The sequence below is a genomic window from Humulus lupulus chromosome 3, drHumLupu1.1, whole genome shotgun sequence.
GAAACCAGTTATTGTAGCAACAAACATGCTGGAGAGCATGATTAATCATCCTACGCAACCAAGGGCAGAAGTCTCTGACATTGCACTTGCAGTACGGGAAGGTGCTGATGCGGTCATGCTTTCTGGAGAAACTGCCCACGGAAAGTAAGTTAACTAATTCATTTGGCCTTGGGCGGCCACTTAATATATTTCCAATGTGCAATggctattgaaaaagtattatcaaaactCAATAAATATGTTTGTATTCTAAATTTTTTGCTTTCTTTGTAGTAATGTGTATCCCACAAAAATAATTATAGTATTATTCTCTAGGTAAAGTAATGCAAACTGTGGCATTGAGGACTGAGTTAAGTCTACAAATTAGCACTGCTCCTCCAAATCTATTGAGTACATATAAGGTATCTCCAGATCAGTCTACCTACAAGTTTCATGTATTAAGttattgaaaatattaaaaaatagggCTTACCGATGTATCGTATGCCTTAGGCCCCATGTCATCACAATGCGATATGGTACATCCTTTTGCCTCACAAAATACCATGTAAGAACATGTGCTGGTTGTATGTGGTGCTGGATGCCTTTGCCAACAGATCATCGGTCTCTATTTAGTTAGTCTATGTTGAAGCTGCTCTGAGTAATGATTACTGAATTCCTTCTGATTACTTCGTTTACATACTTCTACAGAGCAACATGGGTGAAATGTTTGCTTTTCATGCCACAACAATGGCAAACACTCTTAATACGCCAATTATTGTTTTCACAAGAACAAGATCTATGGCTGTACTCCTAAGTCATTATCGGCCTTACTCAACAATATTTGCCTTCACAAATGAGTAAGTCTATCATGAGGAATGATATGTAATTCATCTCCGATGTATCAATTCTATCTGTAATTTTGGTTCATAATTACTCTTCAACGATTTGTATGCTAACACGGTGTGTTTATTAACAACATGGCTTTGGGCAAGTAGCATAAAATAACATTAGGAAGGTgaacataaataatatatttagcaggaattttttttgacaaattagGCACACAGGAGTCTTCTGTAGTTAATGTATCATTATTTTGCCTAATGTACagaaatgggaaaaaaaaagtAAGTGAACAGGATTAGCAAAATCTGTGCCAGCACAGCTGATGACATCTTTTGACTCTTCAAGATTTCAACTTAGCTAAAATAAAGTTACTGAATGCATAATTATGAACTCAACTGATTTCATAAACCATCTAAGTACTATTTCTTATCTCTTATTATAATTATCATCCATATTCACTAACAACATATTTATTCTCATGCTAATTGAATATATTCAACACTCAAAATATGCTTGGGTGCTTATTAAATTTGAGAGTAGCACGGTTCTGCAAGTGCAAAATATTTTATCTGACATGATAATTCGTGCTTAGCAGAGAAAGGATTAAGCAGAGGCTGGTGCTTTATCATGGTGTTCTACCTATATATATGGAATTCTCAAATGACGCTGAAGAAACCTTCTCTAGAGTACTCAAGCTCTTACTGGTTAGTGAGGTTTAACTTCTATATTCTTATTTCTCTTGCATCATTGTCTTACATAGTTATTTGTTTCAGACTTCAGGATAGGGGTCATTTGAAAGAGGGAGAGGATGTCACACTTGTCCAAAGTGGTGCGCAACCAATATGGCGTTCAGAATCTACTCATCACATTCAACTGCGCAGGGTCCAGAGTTGATTTTGTCACACTTGCAGAGTGTTCCTGTACAAACTGGGCAAACACCACCCATTTTGTAGTATTTTTGTACTCTCTTGACCAGAGGAAAGCTTAATTCTTTCGAGTCATTGGAACTATCACGTCTTGTTGTGAACCAGAACAAGAATAATTTGTTGGAAAATTGGCTAGCAGAAGACAAATTAGAATGCAGTAAGGAGCTAGGAGATCTTGTGAAGGTTAGCATTATGGAATTTGTTAATTACACAGTCCTGTGTTTCTTTTCTCTTGGCAATAATTTAGTTGTTTACTTCAAATAATGCCTGTGTCATGTTTTTTATGGTATCTCttagtttctttttaattatttaattatttaggttTCTTCCTCCAGTAATGGATGTGAGATTCTAACTAGTCTAGTATTGGTTATCTGAAAATCTCATCTTCTCAAGCTTCggttttttttaattcattttggtATCTTAGTAGTGATTTTATTTCTGCTATGTTTTTTGGAATCTGAAAAGAAAGTGCATGTAATTTTATCCTTTGTGGGTTTagcttctataaatatatatgtacatcTTTGTGCCTATTGATTGTCTATAGTCTGATTACTTTGAAGAAATAAGAATTTCTATTTAATGACACATTTGGTATATATATTGTTATTAGCTTGTTGTTGTCTCGTCTGTTTGGGAGTATTTCATGGCATAAATTGCATGTATAGCCACTGTGAGATTGATAGACTTAACTGGTTGTGAGTTTAGGCACCTAAGGGATGGCTTGTACTAGTTGGCTAAAAGCTAATTTAATCACAGTTATGCCCAGCTAGCTGTTAGTTACCAATTCTCTCTTTTATTTTGTATGTTTTACTATATGTTTGTGTGAATATAGTGGTTTGATCTGAAAGATTTTTTGTCTTATTTTGTGTTAGATTTTTAGTATCTAGCTTCTATTCTGCTTCTACTTCTGGGGGTCTCTAGTATCATTCTAAATGCTTTTTAA
It includes:
- the LOC133824966 gene encoding pyruvate kinase isozyme G, chloroplastic-like, encoding MVACGDLGAEIPIEDVPLLQKDIIRRCQRMQKPVIVATNMLESMINHPTQPRAEVSDIALAVREGADAVMLSGETAHGNYSLGKVMQTVALRTELSLQISTAPPNLLSTYKSNMGEMFAFHATTMANTLNTPIIVFTRTRSMAVLLSHYRPYSTIFAFTNEERIKQRLVLYHGVLPIYMEFSNDAEETFSRVLKLLLDRGHLKEGEDVTLVQSGAQPIWRSESTHHIQLRRVQS